Below is a genomic region from Medicago truncatula cultivar Jemalong A17 chromosome 3, MtrunA17r5.0-ANR, whole genome shotgun sequence.
attaaaaaaataaaaataaaataaaaaatatcataaataattaaatttaataaaaaagaaggtCGGCGATAAATTGTTTGGGACACATGTTAACGATTGTTTTAGGCATACCAAAAATTATCACACCCCAGGCCCAATTGTAAACGACgtcaattttaatcaaaacgACCCCACGTTCTCACCGAGTACAAATCCAGACTCAACCCTCGTACCCCAACCTTcgttcttctctctctcttccattTCCCAATCCCTCTGCTTCGTTGACTCCAAAATCGATCTTCGTCGAAGATCGGTGATACTTCAACCTTCGTTTTCTTCACTACAAGGTTCGATTCTACCGTTTTCTTCACTCTATTAACTACTACTTCGTTTTCCAGGGTTTCTCACTTCAAACCTCTAACCCTAGTTCACTTCAATTCgatttgatttaatttagtTGATTCGTTATTTGACGCTTCTTCTATACTTGTTTTTGTTTCAGATCTAGTTCAATTTCCACCTCATACGTTTGATTCAAAGCTCAACTCACTGAATTTGAAGATTCTTCAggtttttttacctttttactACTCGATTTAgttcatgttgattttgttgCTGTAGATTTGCTAGGTTCCGAGATTTGAACGGTTTTTTTGTGTGATTTGATTACAGATCTGAGTggttttgatttggatttgttGTTTGTGAAATGACGGATTTACCGAAGGATTTACAGAAAGGTGATTCGATTCAAATCAGAGAGGTATGGAACGATAATCTGGAAGAGGAGTTTGTGTTGATTCGTGAAATTGTTGATAAGTATAACTATGTTGCGATGGATACGGAGTTTCCTGGTGTTGTTCTTCGGCCTGTTGGGAATTTTAAGCATATTAATGATTTTAACTATCAGACTTTGAAGGATAACGTTGATATGTTGAAGCTGATTCAGTTAGGTTTAACTTTTTCTGATGAGAATGGAAATTTACCTACTTGTGGCACTGATAGTCCTTGCATCTGGCAATTCAATTTTCGCGAGTTTAATGTTAGCGAAGATATTTTCGCTGCTGATTCGATTGAGCTTTTGCGTCAATGCGGAATTGATTTTAAGAAGAACAGCGAGCAAGGAATTGATGTGAACCGATTTGgggaacttttgatgtcatcGGGGATTGTGTTGAATGATAATGTTCATTGGGTTACTTTTCACAGTGGTTAT
It encodes:
- the LOC112420417 gene encoding probable CCR4-associated factor 1 homolog 7, translated to MTDLPKDLQKGDSIQIREVWNDNLEEEFVLIREIVDKYNYVAMDTEFPGVVLRPVGNFKHINDFNYQTLKDNVDMLKLIQLGLTFSDENGNLPTCGTDSPCIWQFNFREFNVSEDIFAADSIELLRQCGIDFKKNSEQGIDVNRFGELLMSSGIVLNDNVHWVTFHSGYDFGYLLKLLTCRALPDTQAGFFDLIGIYFPIVYDIKHLMKFCNSLHGGLNKLAELLDVERVGVCHQAGSDSLLTACTFRKLRETFFNGETEKYSGVLYGLGVEKTD